In bacterium, the following proteins share a genomic window:
- a CDS encoding DUF3604 domain-containing protein, which yields MRRVALLLGVALGAALLIVFALGLFALSFVGDETDRASMLAILADPGDSAPPSFVPAESGERPYAITEAREPCDDYRPERRPLFGDLHVHTARSQDASTQDTRTSPADAYRFARGEAIGIQPYTDDGRPMRRVQLERPLDFAGVTDHAEQIGEVHICNTPGFEGYDSIPCRVYRAAPRVAFFWFNGTYSMGGTRWAFCGEDNVDCLAAAEVVWSEHRAAAEQAYDRSSSCAFTSLVAYEWTAAPKAAHLHRNVIFRNEFVPRVPVSTIETGPFAIELWRWLDEACRDGIPGCQAITIPHNTNWSGGTAFRSGIEIEREITAEEAPIRARYERLVEMMQHKGESECALFPGVTDEGCGFEKAANHMGAIAPIPMDYTRTALAHGLELEAELGVNPLAFGQIGSTDTHLGTPGLVAERGHPGHGGAGLPGNEVFDTPGPPDVLALNPGGLAVAWAEENTRDAVFSAFDRRETYATSGTRPTLRLFGGWDFQADLCEAPNLAAKGYARGVPMGSDLPTPPPGADAPRFLVAADRDAHESGADLDRIEIVKGWVADGATFETVLTVVGGDGDASVDTATCARTGSGRASLCTVWTDPDFDPDVRAFYYARLREVPSCRWTQWACVDARVDCDAGTVPAGYAYCCTDEVPQTIQERAWSSPIWYTPAAATADVALR from the coding sequence ATGCGCCGTGTCGCGCTCCTCCTCGGTGTCGCCCTCGGCGCCGCGCTCCTGATCGTCTTTGCCCTCGGTCTCTTCGCCCTCTCCTTCGTCGGAGACGAGACGGATCGCGCGAGCATGCTCGCGATCCTCGCGGACCCGGGCGACTCCGCGCCGCCCTCCTTCGTCCCCGCGGAGTCGGGCGAGCGGCCCTACGCGATCACCGAAGCCCGGGAGCCCTGCGACGACTACCGACCCGAGCGCCGCCCGCTCTTCGGCGATCTCCACGTGCACACCGCACGCTCCCAGGACGCTTCGACCCAGGACACCCGGACCTCCCCGGCCGACGCCTATCGCTTCGCGCGCGGCGAGGCGATCGGAATCCAGCCCTATACGGACGACGGGCGCCCGATGCGGCGCGTCCAGCTCGAGCGCCCCCTCGACTTCGCCGGCGTCACCGACCACGCCGAACAGATCGGCGAGGTCCACATCTGCAATACGCCCGGCTTCGAGGGCTACGACTCGATTCCGTGCCGCGTCTACCGCGCCGCGCCCCGGGTCGCCTTCTTCTGGTTCAACGGCACCTACTCGATGGGCGGCACGCGCTGGGCCTTCTGCGGCGAGGACAACGTCGACTGTCTGGCCGCCGCCGAGGTCGTCTGGTCGGAGCATCGCGCGGCCGCCGAGCAGGCCTACGACCGCTCCTCGTCCTGTGCCTTCACGAGCCTCGTCGCCTACGAGTGGACCGCGGCACCGAAGGCGGCCCACCTCCACCGCAACGTGATCTTCCGCAACGAGTTCGTCCCGCGCGTCCCCGTGAGCACGATCGAAACCGGCCCCTTCGCGATCGAGCTGTGGCGTTGGCTCGACGAGGCCTGCCGCGACGGGATCCCCGGCTGCCAGGCGATCACGATTCCCCACAACACGAACTGGAGCGGCGGCACGGCCTTCCGCTCGGGGATCGAGATCGAACGCGAGATCACCGCCGAAGAGGCGCCGATCCGCGCGCGCTACGAGCGGCTCGTCGAGATGATGCAGCACAAGGGCGAGTCCGAGTGCGCGCTCTTCCCCGGCGTGACCGACGAAGGCTGCGGCTTCGAGAAGGCCGCGAACCACATGGGCGCGATCGCGCCGATCCCGATGGACTACACGCGGACCGCCCTCGCCCACGGCCTCGAGCTCGAGGCGGAGCTCGGCGTGAACCCACTCGCCTTCGGCCAGATCGGCAGCACGGATACCCACCTCGGGACCCCCGGCCTCGTCGCCGAACGCGGCCATCCGGGGCACGGGGGCGCCGGCCTCCCGGGCAACGAGGTCTTCGACACGCCGGGGCCGCCGGACGTCCTCGCGCTCAACCCGGGCGGGCTCGCGGTCGCCTGGGCCGAGGAGAACACGCGCGATGCGGTGTTCTCCGCTTTCGACCGGCGCGAGACCTACGCCACGAGCGGCACCCGGCCCACGCTTCGCCTCTTCGGCGGATGGGACTTCCAAGCCGACCTGTGCGAGGCCCCGAACCTGGCCGCGAAAGGCTACGCCCGCGGCGTGCCGATGGGCAGCGACCTTCCGACGCCGCCGCCGGGCGCCGACGCGCCGCGCTTCCTCGTCGCGGCCGACCGCGACGCGCACGAGAGCGGCGCGGACCTGGACCGGATCGAGATCGTGAAGGGATGGGTCGCCGACGGCGCGACCTTTGAAACCGTGCTCACCGTCGTCGGCGGCGACGGCGACGCCTCCGTCGACACGGCGACCTGCGCGCGAACGGGAAGCGGCCGCGCGAGTCTGTGCACCGTCTGGACCGATCCGGACTTCGACCCGGACGTCCGCGCCTTCTACTACGCCCGGCTGCGCGAGGTCCCGAGCTGCCGCTGGACCCAATGGGCCTGCGTCGACGCCCGGGTCGACTGCGACGCCGGCACCGTGCCGGCAGGCTACGCGTACTGCTGTACCGACGAGGTTCCTCAGACGATCCAGGAACGCGCGTGGTCCTCCCCGATCTGGTACACGCCCGCCGCGGCGACGGCCGACGTCGCCCTGCGCTAG
- a CDS encoding sugar phosphate isomerase/epimerase has protein sequence MQVGVLTAALQELTPREKRDADPDLAVEEWLAFAAEVAADSIQLSSALHPDEADVPPEAMLDPVANTLDLRAPLDRSRADRILSAVRQTGVEIADVAFFDNMLHGDPATRRKKMDFMLRVFDAAVLLETPAVCGFVGRHPGRTIEQNLIDFEESFVPLLQEAKARGLVYRIEQCPMPGWTLDDSFHNNIAYTPAAWIELHRICERHGVGDPLRIHYDPSHAILMGQDTRAIFQYLKDEGYAFLIDGFHVKGQVVDPKGLAGWGYGGQTFGRGDHAGGEPSEDPADQVNAWKKQTAICEHELPGTARHDPLAYLTNRSVDWLDHQLAARELLELDFEKAPLIVEHEYGPARVQDREALAPILKGSIEFTRRIDQAAAAMFALQHEVLPAQGIPVQGVGRQAYRS, from the coding sequence ATGCAGGTGGGCGTGCTCACGGCGGCGCTCCAGGAGCTCACGCCGCGGGAGAAGCGCGACGCCGATCCGGATCTCGCCGTCGAGGAGTGGCTCGCCTTCGCCGCCGAGGTCGCTGCGGATTCGATCCAGCTCTCTTCGGCGCTCCACCCGGACGAGGCGGACGTCCCGCCGGAGGCGATGCTCGACCCGGTCGCGAATACGCTCGACCTGCGTGCGCCCCTCGACCGCTCACGGGCGGACCGGATCCTGTCCGCCGTGAGGCAGACGGGCGTCGAGATCGCAGACGTCGCGTTCTTCGACAACATGCTCCACGGGGATCCGGCGACCCGCCGGAAGAAGATGGACTTCATGCTGCGCGTCTTCGACGCGGCGGTCCTCCTCGAAACGCCCGCGGTCTGCGGCTTCGTCGGCAGGCATCCCGGCCGGACGATCGAGCAGAACCTGATCGACTTCGAGGAGAGCTTCGTCCCGCTCCTCCAGGAAGCGAAGGCACGCGGACTCGTCTACCGGATCGAGCAGTGTCCGATGCCCGGGTGGACCCTCGACGATTCGTTCCACAACAACATCGCGTACACGCCGGCGGCCTGGATCGAGCTCCACCGGATCTGCGAACGTCACGGCGTCGGCGACCCGCTGCGCATCCACTACGACCCGTCCCATGCGATCCTGATGGGGCAGGACACCCGCGCGATCTTCCAGTACCTGAAGGACGAGGGCTATGCGTTCCTGATCGACGGCTTCCACGTGAAGGGGCAGGTCGTCGATCCGAAGGGCCTCGCCGGTTGGGGCTACGGCGGGCAGACCTTCGGCCGAGGGGATCACGCGGGCGGCGAGCCCTCGGAAGATCCGGCCGACCAGGTCAACGCGTGGAAGAAGCAGACGGCGATCTGCGAGCACGAGCTGCCCGGGACCGCGCGCCACGACCCGCTCGCGTACCTGACGAATCGAAGCGTCGACTGGCTCGACCATCAGCTCGCGGCCCGCGAGCTCCTCGAGCTCGACTTCGAGAAGGCGCCACTGATCGTCGAGCACGAGTACGGGCCCGCGCGCGTCCAGGACCGCGAGGCCCTCGCGCCGATCCTGAAGGGCTCGATCGAGTTCACCCGGCGGATCGACCAGGCTGCTGCGGCGATGTTCGCCCTCCAGCACGAAGTGCTGCCCGCTCAGGGGATTCCGGTCCAGGGCGTCGGGCGGCAGGCCTACCGGAGCTGA
- a CDS encoding Gfo/Idh/MocA family oxidoreductase, with product MSSAPSSVNVAMIGTRFMGRAHANAWRQVRAFCSPPVDPVMKVVCGRDAEATAIAADRFGFAESATDWREIVARPDIDVVDICTPGDAHAEMAIAAAEAGKVVFCEKPLANTVAEAESMVAAVEHAGVLHMLCHNYRRAPAVALAKRMIEAGEIGEIRQFRGVYLQDWIVDPEFPRVWRLEKARAGSGALGDIASHSLDLARYLVGEIEEVSGLLETFVDERPLEDGSGRGVVDVDDAALTLLRFAGGAIGSVEGSRFCPGRKNHNRFEINGSRGSLVFDLERMNELEVYTEDGPDSGFRTVLATDESHPYVDAWWPPGHILGYEHTFTHTVLDLLRAIDADTLPSPNFRDGVTNQRVLDAIERSSANRRWEKI from the coding sequence ATGTCGAGCGCCCCCTCGAGCGTCAACGTGGCGATGATCGGAACCCGGTTCATGGGCCGAGCGCACGCCAACGCCTGGCGGCAAGTCCGGGCCTTCTGCTCACCGCCGGTGGACCCGGTGATGAAGGTCGTCTGCGGGCGGGATGCCGAGGCGACGGCGATCGCCGCGGACCGCTTCGGTTTCGCCGAGAGCGCGACGGATTGGCGTGAGATCGTCGCGCGGCCGGACATCGACGTCGTCGACATCTGCACGCCCGGCGACGCCCACGCGGAGATGGCGATCGCCGCGGCGGAGGCGGGCAAGGTCGTGTTCTGCGAAAAGCCCCTCGCCAATACGGTCGCCGAGGCCGAGTCCATGGTCGCTGCGGTGGAGCACGCCGGCGTACTCCACATGCTCTGCCACAACTACCGGCGTGCGCCGGCGGTCGCCCTCGCGAAGCGGATGATCGAGGCGGGAGAGATCGGGGAGATCCGCCAATTCCGGGGCGTCTATCTCCAGGACTGGATCGTCGATCCCGAGTTTCCCCGCGTCTGGCGCCTCGAGAAGGCGCGAGCGGGCAGCGGCGCCCTCGGCGACATCGCGAGTCATTCCCTCGATCTCGCGCGCTACCTGGTCGGCGAGATCGAGGAGGTTTCGGGGCTGCTCGAGACCTTCGTCGACGAGCGGCCCCTCGAAGACGGAAGCGGCCGCGGCGTCGTCGACGTGGACGACGCCGCGCTCACCCTCCTGCGCTTCGCGGGCGGCGCGATCGGCTCGGTCGAGGGGTCGCGCTTCTGTCCCGGTCGGAAGAACCACAACCGCTTCGAGATCAACGGCAGCCGGGGCAGCCTGGTCTTCGATCTCGAACGCATGAACGAGCTCGAGGTCTACACGGAAGACGGTCCGGACTCGGGCTTCCGGACGGTCCTGGCGACCGACGAGTCGCACCCCTACGTCGATGCCTGGTGGCCGCCCGGGCATATCCTGGGGTACGAGCATACCTTCACGCACACGGTGCTCGATCTGCTCCGCGCGATCGATGCGGATACGCTTCCTTCGCCGAACTTCCGGGACGGCGTGACGAACCAGCGCGTCCTGGACGCGATCGAGCGATCGAGCGCGAACCGCCGGTGGGAGAAGATCTGA
- a CDS encoding ThuA domain-containing protein translates to MRVRVSLLTLLLAAAMVVASGCDSLRVFFPSSDHDELPPALPEDLGHPAMLVFSKTNGFRHTEAIDAGLPVLEEIARAQGLDVFATENGAIHTPELLARFDVIVWFNVSGDVLSEDQRGALLAAIEAGTGFFGIHGTGGDPSYEWPEHPGTLVRAQFMGHPMGPQFQQGTIRVEARDHPVMAGIDPAWSRVEEWYSFEKSPRGPGVEVLATLDESTYAPRMKIAFIDRDLRMGEDHPIVWSHCIGRGRAVYSALGHQAEAYREPLHVRLLEQAIAWTRSTPPEGCRIPAP, encoded by the coding sequence ATGCGCGTCCGCGTTTCCCTCCTGACGCTCCTGCTCGCCGCCGCGATGGTGGTCGCTTCGGGCTGCGACTCCCTGCGCGTCTTCTTTCCCTCGTCGGACCACGACGAGCTGCCGCCGGCGCTCCCGGAGGATCTCGGGCACCCGGCGATGCTCGTGTTCAGCAAGACGAACGGATTCCGACACACGGAGGCGATCGACGCGGGCCTGCCCGTCCTCGAGGAGATCGCGAGGGCGCAGGGGCTCGACGTGTTCGCGACGGAGAACGGGGCGATCCACACGCCCGAACTGCTCGCGCGCTTCGACGTGATCGTCTGGTTCAACGTGAGCGGAGACGTGCTGTCCGAGGATCAGCGGGGGGCGCTGCTCGCCGCGATCGAGGCGGGCACTGGATTCTTCGGCATCCACGGCACCGGCGGCGACCCGAGCTACGAATGGCCCGAGCATCCCGGGACGCTCGTCCGCGCCCAGTTCATGGGGCACCCGATGGGCCCACAATTCCAGCAGGGCACGATCCGGGTCGAAGCGAGGGACCATCCCGTGATGGCGGGGATCGATCCGGCGTGGTCCCGCGTCGAGGAGTGGTACTCCTTCGAGAAGAGTCCGCGCGGGCCCGGAGTCGAGGTCCTCGCGACCCTCGACGAATCGACCTACGCGCCGCGCATGAAGATCGCGTTCATCGATCGCGACCTGCGGATGGGCGAAGACCATCCGATCGTCTGGAGCCACTGCATCGGTCGCGGACGCGCGGTCTACTCCGCCCTCGGTCACCAGGCCGAGGCGTATCGCGAGCCGCTCCACGTCCGGCTGCTGGAGCAGGCGATCGCATGGACGCGAAGCACGCCCCCGGAAGGCTGTCGGATCCCCGCGCCCTGA
- a CDS encoding alkene reductase, producing MADLFSPTKLGRLELANRVVMAPMTRSRATNDGTPTDAMAEYYRQRASAGLIVSEGIYPSEDGKGYCRTPGLVSAAHVAGWKQVTDAVHEAGGTIVAQIMHCGRVGHLDNKQPGTELVSPSGIRARGDMFTDTAGMQPISETRALTLDEIPGVVAEFARATELAYEAGFDGVEAHCASGYLPAQFLSTGPNQRDDAYGGAVENRIRFAVEAIEAMASIDGADRVGFRICPGNPFNDLVDEDPVETFRAFLGALRGKGLAYCHVIRLNSIPNAPDIDNAALAGDAFGEALIANDSYDLSEARQAVEDGSADAISFARAYIGNPDLVERFKTGAELSRFNPKQLYSEGPEGYTDYPTLG from the coding sequence ATGGCGGATCTCTTCTCGCCGACGAAGCTCGGGCGTCTCGAGCTGGCCAATCGCGTCGTGATGGCCCCGATGACCCGCTCGCGGGCCACGAACGACGGGACGCCTACGGACGCGATGGCCGAATACTACCGCCAGCGCGCGAGCGCCGGCCTGATCGTCTCGGAGGGCATCTACCCGTCCGAAGACGGCAAGGGCTACTGCCGGACACCCGGGCTCGTCTCGGCCGCCCACGTCGCCGGATGGAAGCAGGTCACGGATGCCGTCCACGAGGCCGGCGGCACGATCGTCGCCCAGATCATGCATTGCGGCCGGGTCGGTCACCTCGACAACAAGCAGCCGGGTACCGAGCTGGTCTCGCCGTCCGGCATCCGCGCCCGCGGCGACATGTTCACGGACACCGCCGGCATGCAGCCGATCTCCGAGACCCGCGCCCTCACCCTCGACGAGATCCCCGGCGTCGTCGCCGAGTTCGCGCGCGCCACCGAGCTCGCCTACGAGGCGGGCTTCGACGGCGTCGAAGCCCACTGCGCGAGCGGCTACCTCCCGGCACAGTTCCTGTCGACGGGCCCGAACCAGCGTGACGACGCGTACGGCGGGGCGGTCGAGAACCGGATCCGCTTCGCCGTCGAGGCGATCGAAGCGATGGCGAGCATCGACGGCGCCGATCGCGTCGGCTTCCGCATCTGCCCGGGCAATCCCTTCAACGACCTCGTCGACGAGGATCCGGTCGAGACGTTCCGGGCCTTCCTCGGGGCGCTCCGCGGCAAGGGGCTCGCCTACTGCCACGTGATCCGACTGAACTCGATCCCGAACGCCCCGGACATCGACAACGCTGCCCTCGCCGGCGACGCCTTCGGCGAGGCGCTGATCGCGAACGACAGCTACGACCTCTCCGAAGCGAGACAGGCCGTCGAGGACGGCTCGGCGGACGCGATCAGCTTCGCCCGGGCGTACATCGGCAATCCGGATCTCGTCGAGCGTTTCAAGACGGGCGCCGAGCTCTCCCGCTTCAACCCGAAGCAGCTCTACAGCGAGGGGCCCGAGGGCTACACGGACTACCCGACGCTCGGCTGA
- a CDS encoding LLM class flavin-dependent oxidoreductase, translating to MELGKIGVWGWLDHWTAQEAADFAQRAEDWGYSALWIPEAVGRDPFSLIGYLVAKTERMIFATGIANIYARDPMGMKAIWKTISEMAPNRFILGLGVSHAHLVSGQRGHEYKKPVSTMRAYLEAMDGALYMGKQPEVDAPIVIGALRDKMLGLSATLAQGAHPYNVVPAHTKRAREVMGPDALLCPEHMVLHETDATKAREIARNNLKMYIGLPNYQNNLKQFGFTDADFAAGGSDALVDALVCWGEPDEIAAHMQAHLDAGANQVCIQAFRADGGLGPDEALLQELARLLG from the coding sequence ATGGAGCTCGGCAAGATCGGTGTCTGGGGCTGGCTGGACCACTGGACCGCTCAGGAAGCGGCAGATTTCGCGCAGCGCGCGGAGGACTGGGGCTACAGCGCACTCTGGATCCCCGAGGCCGTCGGCCGCGATCCCTTCTCGCTGATCGGCTACCTGGTGGCGAAGACCGAGCGGATGATCTTCGCGACGGGGATCGCGAACATCTACGCGCGCGACCCCATGGGCATGAAGGCGATCTGGAAGACGATCTCCGAGATGGCGCCCAACCGGTTCATCCTGGGCCTCGGCGTCTCGCACGCCCACCTCGTCTCCGGGCAGCGCGGACACGAGTACAAGAAGCCCGTGTCGACGATGCGCGCGTACCTCGAGGCGATGGACGGCGCGCTCTACATGGGCAAGCAGCCCGAGGTCGACGCCCCGATCGTGATCGGTGCGCTGCGCGACAAGATGCTCGGCCTCTCGGCGACCCTGGCCCAGGGCGCCCACCCCTACAACGTGGTCCCCGCGCACACGAAGCGCGCTCGGGAGGTCATGGGACCGGACGCCCTGCTCTGCCCCGAGCACATGGTGCTCCACGAGACGGATGCGACGAAGGCGCGCGAGATCGCCCGCAACAACCTCAAGATGTACATCGGGCTGCCCAACTACCAGAACAATCTGAAGCAGTTCGGCTTCACGGATGCCGACTTCGCCGCCGGCGGCTCCGATGCCCTCGTCGATGCGCTCGTCTGCTGGGGCGAGCCCGACGAGATCGCGGCCCACATGCAGGCGCATCTCGACGCCGGCGCGAACCAGGTCTGCATCCAGGCTTTCCGCGCCGATGGCGGACTCGGGCCCGACGAAGCGCTCCTCCAGGAACTCGCCCGGCTGCTGGGCTAG